In one window of Lepus europaeus isolate LE1 chromosome 14, mLepTim1.pri, whole genome shotgun sequence DNA:
- the LOC133773629 gene encoding ankyrin repeat domain-containing protein 26-like isoform X2 — MSTGASKKHEKDIAITQVAPQQPVNKYGLNADHGLDNDKESTSKRNLEDTKSERNSKSEDEKQHIKSLAELKRALQDKLDEKMKKNGDLGDKITQPQKTFFEIRNIFHAYDIGVVTTIGDFKAS, encoded by the exons ATGTCAACTGGAGCAAGTAAGAAGCATGAAAAAGATATTGCCATCACTCAAGTTGCTCCACAACAGCCAGTTAATAAATATGGGTTAAACGCTGATCACGGATTGGACAACG ATAAGGAGTCTACCTCCAAAAGAAATCTTGAAGACACCAAATCAGAAAGGAATTCTAAG TCTGAAGATGAAAAGCAACACATAAAGTCGCTTGCTGAGTTAAAACGAGCTCTACAGGACAAACTGGatgaaaagatgaagaaaaatggtGATTTAGGAGACAAGATAACTCA ACCTCAGAAAaccttttttgaaataagaaacaTATTTCATGCTTATGACATTGGAGTGGTGACTACCATTGGAGACTTTAAAGCCAGTTGA
- the LOC133773629 gene encoding ankyrin repeat domain-containing protein 26-like isoform X1: MSTGASKKHEKDIAITQVAPQQPVNKYGLNADHGLDNGNKRNKESTSKRNLEDTKSERNSKSEDEKQHIKSLAELKRALQDKLDEKMKKNGDLGDKITQPQKTFFEIRNIFHAYDIGVVTTIGDFKAS, from the exons ATGTCAACTGGAGCAAGTAAGAAGCATGAAAAAGATATTGCCATCACTCAAGTTGCTCCACAACAGCCAGTTAATAAATATGGGTTAAACGCTGATCACGGATTGGACAACGGTAACAAACGTA ATAAGGAGTCTACCTCCAAAAGAAATCTTGAAGACACCAAATCAGAAAGGAATTCTAAG TCTGAAGATGAAAAGCAACACATAAAGTCGCTTGCTGAGTTAAAACGAGCTCTACAGGACAAACTGGatgaaaagatgaagaaaaatggtGATTTAGGAGACAAGATAACTCA ACCTCAGAAAaccttttttgaaataagaaacaTATTTCATGCTTATGACATTGGAGTGGTGACTACCATTGGAGACTTTAAAGCCAGTTGA